In Gloeocapsa sp. PCC 73106, the following proteins share a genomic window:
- the acsF gene encoding magnesium-protoporphyrin IX monomethyl ester (oxidative) cyclase → MVNTLNKPEFEELRPGVKTPAKETILTPRFYTTDFDAMAEMDISVNEDELKAILEEFRTDYNRHHFIRNEEFNQSWEHIDGDTRRLFVEFLERSCTAEFSGFLLYKELGRRLKDKSPILAECFNLMSRDEARHAGFLNKALSDFNLSLDLGFLTKSRKYTFFQPKFIFYATYLSEKIGYWRYIMIYRHLEANPENKIYPIFSFFENWCQDENRHGDFFDALMKAQPSILNDFKAKLWCRFFLLSVFATMYLNDIQRSDFYRAIGLDAREYDKLVIEKTNETAGRVFPVMLDVNHPEFYNRLETCISNNEKLRAIDASNSPTLLKWLRKIPIMLSNSGQFLRLYFLKPIDVTHLEGSVR, encoded by the coding sequence ATGGTAAACACCCTTAACAAACCTGAATTTGAAGAGTTACGGCCAGGAGTTAAAACCCCTGCCAAAGAGACTATCCTCACTCCTAGATTTTACACCACTGACTTCGACGCTATGGCAGAGATGGATATTTCTGTTAACGAAGATGAATTAAAAGCCATCTTAGAAGAGTTTCGTACTGATTATAACCGCCACCACTTCATTCGCAACGAGGAATTTAATCAGTCTTGGGAACATATCGATGGTGATACCCGTCGTCTCTTCGTAGAATTTTTAGAGCGCTCTTGTACCGCAGAATTTTCTGGTTTTCTCCTGTATAAAGAGTTAGGTCGTCGTTTAAAAGATAAAAGCCCCATTCTTGCTGAATGTTTTAATCTGATGTCTCGGGATGAAGCTCGTCACGCGGGATTTTTAAATAAGGCTTTGTCGGATTTTAATCTCTCTCTGGACTTGGGATTTTTGACTAAAAGTCGTAAATATACCTTTTTCCAACCCAAATTTATTTTTTACGCTACCTATCTTTCGGAAAAAATTGGTTACTGGCGCTATATCATGATCTACCGTCATTTGGAAGCTAATCCAGAAAACAAAATTTATCCTATTTTTAGCTTCTTTGAAAATTGGTGTCAGGATGAAAATAGACACGGGGATTTCTTTGATGCTCTGATGAAAGCTCAACCGTCGATTCTCAATGATTTCAAAGCTAAGTTGTGGTGTCGCTTTTTCTTACTGTCGGTCTTCGCGACGATGTACCTCAATGATATTCAGCGCTCTGACTTCTATAGAGCGATCGGCTTAGACGCCAGAGAATACGATAAACTGGTGATCGAGAAAACTAATGAAACAGCAGGTCGCGTTTTCCCGGTGATGTTGGATGTTAATCATCCAGAATTCTACAATCGTCTGGAAACCTGCATCAGTAACAACGAAAAGTTACGAGCGATTGACGCTAGTAACAGCCCTACCTTGTTAAAATGGCTGCGCAAAATACCCATAATGCTATCTAATAGTGGGCAATTCTTGCGTCTCTATTTCCTCAAGCCCATTGACGTTACACATCTAGAGGGAAGCGTACGTTAA
- a CDS encoding bifunctional riboflavin kinase/FAD synthetase, producing the protein MLLNLEYFNSVWVTSLTNQILQPNAIALGNFDGLHQGHIEVLKPVIKTEKEKIYKTVVSFTPHPQEFFTGQQRKLLTPLAEKISYLEKLGLEQLILLPFDRELANLSPEDFLKELLVKKLAVRFISVGEDFRFGYQRSGDAKLLRAIAHTLGIEVEITNLKNQKDVRISSSEIRQALTLGEIEKANAMLGREYSILGKVIKGQQLGQKLGFPTANLEILPVKFLPKQGVYLVRVELINQPHSSHLGLMNIGYRPTVNGQNLTVETHLLDWSGDLYNQTLSVNLIKFLRPEQKFDSLEALKAQINADIQTARKLNLTISHE; encoded by the coding sequence ATGTTATTGAACTTAGAATATTTTAACAGTGTGTGGGTAACATCATTAACCAATCAGATTTTACAACCTAATGCGATCGCTCTGGGTAACTTCGACGGTCTACACCAAGGACACATAGAGGTCTTAAAGCCGGTAATCAAGACAGAGAAAGAAAAGATCTATAAAACAGTAGTCAGCTTCACCCCCCATCCCCAAGAGTTTTTTACAGGTCAACAAAGGAAACTGTTAACGCCCTTAGCAGAAAAAATCAGCTATCTAGAGAAATTAGGGTTAGAGCAACTAATTTTACTCCCCTTTGACAGAGAATTAGCGAATCTAAGTCCAGAAGACTTCTTGAAAGAATTATTAGTGAAAAAATTAGCAGTGCGCTTCATTAGCGTAGGAGAAGATTTCCGTTTTGGCTATCAACGCTCAGGAGACGCCAAACTATTGAGAGCGATCGCCCATACTCTTGGAATAGAAGTCGAAATTACTAATTTAAAAAACCAGAAAGACGTTCGCATCAGCAGTTCAGAAATACGTCAAGCTTTAACCCTGGGTGAAATAGAAAAAGCCAACGCCATGTTAGGAAGAGAGTACAGTATTCTCGGCAAAGTCATCAAAGGGCAACAATTAGGACAAAAACTAGGCTTTCCCACCGCTAATCTAGAAATACTCCCCGTCAAATTTCTACCCAAACAAGGAGTATATTTAGTGCGAGTAGAGCTAATAAACCAGCCCCACAGTAGCCATCTGGGGTTAATGAATATCGGTTATCGTCCCACAGTGAACGGACAAAACCTCACCGTAGAAACCCATCTCTTAGATTGGTCGGGAGACTTATATAATCAAACACTATCGGTTAATCTAATCAAATTCCTACGTCCGGAACAAAAATTCGACTCTCTAGAAGCACTCAAAGCCCAAATCAACGCCGATATTCAAACCGCCAGAAAACTAAATCTAACCATCTCCCATGAGTAA
- a CDS encoding MoxR family ATPase, with amino-acid sequence MSNSLTVLTENLSQTIVGKSEAIRLILVALLSGGHALLEDVPGVGKTLLAKSLAKSINGKFQRIQCTPDLLPSDITGTNIWNPSSREFDFLSGPVFANVLLADEINRATPRTQSALLEVMEEKQVTIDGEARRVPHPFFVIATQNPIEYQGTFPLPEAQMDRFALSLSLGYPSEAEELQMLQQQQNRVEVEQLEPCISLEEVIKLRYLVNQVKVQPALQQYIVNLVRASRQDEDITLGVSPRGTVILQKATQALAFLDNRDYALPDDVKMLAPHVLSHRLIPSPGRQSRVVVDKLLRSVPVENYI; translated from the coding sequence ATGAGTAACTCTCTCACTGTTCTAACAGAAAATCTTAGTCAAACCATTGTCGGTAAAAGCGAAGCAATTCGTCTTATCTTAGTAGCCCTTCTTAGCGGAGGTCACGCCCTTTTAGAAGACGTTCCCGGAGTAGGAAAAACCCTCCTAGCTAAATCATTAGCCAAATCAATCAACGGTAAATTTCAACGGATTCAATGCACTCCCGACTTACTCCCTAGCGATATTACCGGAACCAATATCTGGAACCCCAGTAGTAGAGAATTTGATTTTCTTTCAGGTCCAGTATTTGCTAACGTGCTCTTAGCAGATGAAATCAATCGAGCGACACCGAGAACCCAATCAGCTTTACTAGAAGTAATGGAAGAGAAACAGGTAACTATAGACGGAGAAGCTCGTCGAGTTCCTCATCCCTTTTTCGTTATCGCCACTCAAAACCCCATCGAATATCAGGGTACTTTTCCTTTACCAGAAGCACAGATGGATCGCTTCGCTTTGTCTTTGAGCTTGGGGTATCCCAGCGAAGCAGAGGAACTACAAATGCTTCAACAACAACAGAATCGAGTGGAAGTAGAACAGTTAGAACCCTGTATCAGTTTGGAGGAAGTAATAAAACTACGCTACTTAGTCAACCAAGTCAAAGTTCAACCCGCGTTGCAGCAGTATATAGTTAATTTAGTCAGAGCATCCCGTCAAGACGAAGACATCACCCTAGGAGTAAGCCCCAGAGGAACCGTCATCCTACAAAAAGCAACTCAAGCTTTAGCTTTTTTGGACAACAGAGATTACGCACTTCCCGACGACGTCAAAATGTTAGCCCCTCACGTCCTTTCCCATCGTCTCATCCCCTCTCCAGGACGTCAAAGTAGAGTCGTTGTTGACAAATTATTGCGTTCGGTTCCCGTAGAAAATTACATTTAA
- the egtC gene encoding ergothioneine biosynthesis protein EgtC codes for MCRLLGYLGPRVQLHQLLYQPQHSLIVQSYQPREMTAGLLNADGFGLGWYHPDKHEEPPYIYKNTVPIWTDINLPHLSRYVDSPCLLGYVRSATPPLAVDFSNCQPFSYRQILFVHNGFIHNFRTSLYRPIRDSLSDEIYQLIQGSTDSEHIFALVMQQLYQSPELDLASALTQALKYLTQLAHNYQVYFSANIILSDGHQIVASRYANRSPVPSLYWLQDNLNYPEALIIVSEPIFEGKWQSCPENTIITRGKTFEVEFSSVS; via the coding sequence ATGTGTCGTTTACTAGGTTATCTGGGTCCCAGGGTACAATTACATCAATTACTATACCAACCCCAACATTCCCTGATCGTTCAGAGTTATCAACCCCGGGAAATGACCGCGGGATTACTCAATGCGGACGGTTTTGGATTAGGTTGGTATCACCCTGACAAACATGAGGAACCGCCCTATATCTATAAAAACACCGTACCGATTTGGACTGATATTAACCTGCCCCATCTGAGTCGCTACGTAGATTCTCCCTGTCTTTTGGGTTACGTACGCAGTGCAACGCCTCCTTTAGCGGTGGATTTCAGTAATTGTCAACCCTTTAGCTATCGACAAATACTCTTTGTTCACAATGGCTTTATTCACAACTTTCGCACTAGTTTATATCGCCCTATACGCGATAGTCTTAGTGACGAGATCTACCAACTGATCCAAGGAAGCACCGACTCTGAACATATTTTCGCTCTAGTTATGCAACAGTTGTATCAATCTCCAGAATTAGATCTAGCCTCTGCTTTGACTCAAGCTTTAAAATATCTAACTCAATTAGCTCACAATTATCAAGTATATTTCTCAGCTAATATTATCTTAAGCGATGGTCATCAAATCGTTGCCTCTCGCTATGCTAATCGCTCTCCCGTCCCTAGTTTGTATTGGCTTCAAGATAATTTAAACTATCCTGAGGCTTTGATTATCGTTTCTGAACCAATATTCGAAGGGAAATGGCAGAGTTGTCCGGAAAATACGATTATTACCCGAGGAAAGACTTTTGAAGTTGAATTTAGCTCAGTCTCTTAG
- a CDS encoding SUMF1/EgtB/PvdO family nonheme iron enzyme: MNLAQSLREEILTILAQCRQSTLNVLARIDLVQFYQQAHPDFSPVGWHLGHIAFTEAYWILEYLAGLPPIFPEYKSLFAADGLPKSQRQYLPAPEIIQNYLNIVRSKVIAYLEIAPLESQERLWRWLIQHESQHGETIALILHLWGDRSTTSTTEFNPVTPAMVTIPAGEIYLGSNRIEAQDNERPVTLVHLDSYLLDQYPVTCKEYKIFIEAGGYQNPQWWSQGGWDWLQANSITQPLYWDHLPSDYPVYGVSWYEAQAYAQFAGKRLPTEAEWEKAASWDLVKNKKYDYPWGDIPPTCENCNYNLNLGGISPVNAYPLGRSPVGCYDMLGNVWEWTASSFSGYPGFESYPYRGYSQAYFDGKHRVLKGGSWATRSWALRTSFRNWYYPEVRQILAGFRCAQ, translated from the coding sequence TTGAATTTAGCTCAGTCTCTTAGAGAAGAGATTTTGACCATACTAGCTCAATGTCGACAAAGTACCTTAAACGTTTTAGCCCGGATTGATCTAGTACAATTTTACCAACAAGCTCACCCCGATTTTAGCCCAGTGGGTTGGCATTTGGGACATATCGCCTTTACTGAAGCCTATTGGATTTTGGAATATCTAGCTGGGTTACCGCCCATATTCCCAGAATATAAGAGTTTATTCGCCGCCGATGGTTTACCTAAATCTCAGCGCCAGTATTTACCTGCGCCAGAAATTATTCAAAATTATTTAAATATAGTTAGAAGCAAGGTTATCGCTTATTTGGAAATAGCACCCCTGGAATCACAGGAACGTTTGTGGCGTTGGTTGATTCAACATGAAAGTCAGCATGGTGAAACGATCGCTCTAATTCTACACTTGTGGGGCGATCGCTCTACTACCAGTACTACTGAGTTTAACCCTGTCACCCCCGCTATGGTTACTATTCCCGCCGGAGAAATATACCTGGGTAGTAATCGGATTGAAGCCCAAGATAATGAGCGCCCAGTGACCCTTGTCCATCTAGATAGTTATCTTCTGGATCAGTATCCGGTAACTTGTAAAGAGTATAAGATATTTATAGAAGCGGGTGGTTATCAAAACCCCCAATGGTGGAGTCAAGGGGGTTGGGATTGGTTACAAGCCAATTCGATAACTCAACCCCTCTACTGGGATCATCTCCCTTCTGATTACCCCGTCTACGGAGTGAGTTGGTACGAAGCCCAAGCTTACGCCCAATTCGCAGGAAAACGCCTACCCACAGAAGCAGAATGGGAAAAAGCGGCTAGTTGGGACCTAGTAAAAAACAAAAAGTATGACTATCCTTGGGGAGATATACCCCCTACCTGCGAAAATTGCAATTATAATCTCAATCTGGGAGGAATTAGCCCAGTCAATGCCTATCCTTTAGGTAGGTCTCCAGTGGGTTGTTACGATATGTTGGGTAATGTTTGGGAGTGGACTGCTTCTAGTTTTTCGGGTTATCCAGGTTTTGAGAGTTATCCCTATAGGGGTTATTCCCAAGCTTATTTTGATGGTAAACACCGGGTTTTAAAAGGAGGAAGTTGGGCTACTCGTTCTTGGGCTTTACGCACTAGCTTTCGTAATTGGTATTACCCAGAAGTGCGTCAAATTTTGGCAGGGTTTCGTTGCGCTCAATAG